The Acidimicrobiia bacterium nucleotide sequence CGTCGTCCTCGGGACCGGCGGGTACAGCAACGCCTTCTTCCTCTCCACGAACGCCAAGAACTGCAACGTCACGGCGGCGTGGCGGGCGCACCGCAAGGGTGCGTACTTCGCCAACCCGTGTTTCACCCAGATCCACCCCACGTGCATCCCGGCGTCCGAGGAGTTCCAGTCGAAGCTCACGCTCATGAGCGAGTCCCTGCGCAACGACGGGCGCATCTGGGTTCCCGACGACGACGGCGACACACGCGCGCCGGGTGACATCCCCCGGGATGAACGCGACTACTACCTCGAGAGGCGCTACCCCGCCTTCGGGAACCTGGTGCCCCGCGACGTCGCATCGCGGGCCGCCAAGCTGGAGGTCGACCGGGGCCGCGGTGTCGGGGTGAAGAAGAACGGCGTGTACCTCGATTTCGCCTCGGCCATCGGGCGACTCGGACGCGACGCCATCGAGGAGAGGTACGGCAACCTCTTCCAGATGTACGAGCGCATCACGGGGGAAGATCCCTACAACCAGCCCATGCGGATCTTCCCGGCGCTGCACTACACGATGGGTGGCCTGTGGGTCGACTACAACCTGATGAGCACGATCCCCGGCTGCTACGTGATCGGGGAGGCGAACTTCTCCGACCACGGCGCCAACCGGCTCGGGGCCTCGGCACTCATGCAGGGCCTCGCCGACGGCTATTTCGTCCTGCCGTTCACGATCGCCGACTACCTCGCCGATCAGCTCGGCGACGACCCGGTCCCGACGACCGACCCGGCCTTCGCACAGGCCGAGGCAGACGTCGACGACCGGGTCCGCCGACTCCTGTCGATCCGGGGCGCGCGCACCGTCGACTGGTTCCACCGGGAGCTCGGCAAGATGCTGTGGGAGCACTGCGGCATGGAACGCAGCCGGGAGGGCCTCGAGAAGGTCCTCTCCGAGATCCCCGTGCTCCGGGACGAGTTCCACACGGACGTGCGGGTCCTCGGCGGAAACGAGCATCTCAACCAGTCGCTCGAGAAGGCCGGGCGCGTGTCCGACTTCTTCGAGTTCGCGGAGCTGATGTGTGCCGACGCCCTCCACCGCGAGGAGTCGTGCGGAGGGCACTTCCGCAGCGAGCACCAGACGGAGGACGGCGAGGCTCTACGCGACGACGAGCACTTCGCCTACGTCGCCGCGTGGGAGTTCAACGACGTGGGGAGCGCCGAGACCCTCCACCGGGAGCAACTCGTGTTCGACAACGTGAAGCTCGCACAGAGGAGCTACAAGTAGTCATGCGGCTCGAGCTGCGGGTCTGGCGGCAGACCTCCTCGACGGACGGCGAGTTCCGCGACTACGTCGCCGAGGACGTCTCCGAGGACATGTCGTTCCTCGAGATGCTCGACGAGCTCAACGAGCGCCTCATCGAGAAGAACGAGGAGCCCATCGCCTTCGACTCCGACTGTCGTGAGGGCATCTGCGGAATGTGCTCTCTCATCATCGACGGGCGCCCGCACGGTCCCGAACTCGGCACGGCCACGTGCCAGCTGCACATGCGCAAGTTTCACGACGGCCAGACGATCACGATCGAGCCCTGGCGCGCCACGGCCTTCCCCGTCATCCGCGACCTCGTCGTCGACCGCTCGCCGTTCGACCGGATCATCGAGGCCGGGGGCTACGTGAGCGTCCCCACCGGATCGGCCCCCGAGGCCAACAGTGTGCCGGTCCCCAAGGAGGCCGCCGACGCCGCCATGGACGCCGCCTCCTGCATCGGCTGCGGAGCCTGCGTCGCTGCGTGCCCGAACGGTGCGGCGCAGCTCTTCACAGCGGCGAAGGTCGCCCACCTGAACCTGCTGCCCCAGGGGGCACCGGAGCGCGGTTCCCGCGTCGCGGGGATGGTCGACACGATGGAGCACTTCTTCGGCTCGTGCACCAACCACGGCGAGTGCGAGAAGGCGTGCCCGAAGGAGATCTCCATCGACTTCATCGCGCTGATGAACCGCGACTACGTCCGCGCCAAATTCTCCAACCGAGCCCTCGCGGGACGTCGCTAGACCTCGATGCACCACTCGAGGCCGCCTACCAACGGCGACCTCGACTGACGCATCGATCTGAGAGAGGGTGCGCGACGGCTGAGGGTGGCGACCGTACGCTGGATCCCGATCCGGGGGATCCACCGCATGGACGACACGACACCACCCACGTCACCGCCTCCCGGCGCCGAGCCCGGGGTTCCGGACGCCTCCGCAGAGCCGACGCCCGTCCCACCATGGCTGAACCGGGCGATGGTCCTGTTCTTCGCCGGCATCGTCACCCTCGTCGTGTCCTACTGGCTCCTCGTCCGGCTCCGGACGCTCCTCGTCATGATCCTCGTGGCGCTGTTCCTGTCCTTCGCGATCGAGCCGGCGGTGAACGTCCTCGCCCGGCGTGGATGGCGACGCGGTCCCGCCACGGCCATGGTGTTCCTGGGAGTCTTCGTCGTCAGCGTCAGCTTCCTCGCTGCCATCGGCGCGCTCGTCGCCAACCAGGTCGCTGACTTCATCGACGAGGCGCCCGACTATGTACAGCGCACCGAGACCTGGGTGAACGACACGTTCAACGCCGACGTCGACGCCGACGCCTTGATCGACGACCTCACCAACAAGGACGGCCCTGCACGCGACTTCGCGACCGGTCTGGCCGGTAACGCCCTCGACGTCGGTACGACCGTACTCACGGTGCTCTTCCAGCTCTTCACGATCGCACTGTTCACCTTCTACCTCGTGGCCGACGGCCCGCGTCTCCGTCGCACGTTGCTGTCTGCACTCCCCGAGAAGCGCCAGCGCTTCCTTCTACAAACGTGGGAGCTCGCGATCGACAAGACCGGCGGCTACATCTACTCACGGGCTCTCCTCGCTGTGATCTCCGCTGTCGTCCATTGGATCGCGTTCTCGATCATCGGTGTGCCGTTCGCCGTCGCACTGGCACTGTGGGTCGGTGTCGTCTCACAGTTCATCCCGACGGTGGGGACGTACCTGGCGGGAGCGTTGGCCGTGCTGGTGGCACTGCTCAGCGACCCGGTCGACGCCCTGTGGGTCCTGGCCTTCGTGGTCGTCTACCAGCAGGTCGAGAACTACCTGCTCCAACCGCGTGTCACGGCGCACACCATGGCGCTCCACCCGGCCGTGGCCTTCGGTGCTGTCATCGCCGGCGCCGGGATCCTCGGGCCGGTGGGCGCGCTGCTCGCGCTCCCGGCGGCCGCGGTCATCCAGGCGTTCGGCTCCACCTACATCCAGCGCCACGACGTGCTCGACGAGTCGGCCCTCACCGACGAGCCGGCCGAGCACCGGCCGTGGCGGGAACGGTGGCCCTTCCGGTCGCTTCACAACGCCGACTGACCGGACGACCCGCCCGGTCCCGGCCTGCTGCAGACCCCGGGGCGGTGGTGCCGCTCCGGGCGGAAAAATGCGCCCGCCGGCTCGCCCGGTCTGTCAAGGTGAGCATCTCGAGCGCCGATCAGTGGTGAAATACCCGACCGGAGTCGCAACGGTGGGCCCGGATCTGGGAATATTCCGGGCTCTCCGGGCGTCGTCACCGGTACACCGGTACACCGGAGCCGACCGGGGGAGAAAGAGGAGAAAGCGGTCATGCTGACCAAGACCGAACGCAAGTGGCTGGACGAGGTCCGCCGGATCGGCATCACGGGTGCCGGTGACCGCGGCCGTCTACGGACCCTGCGCGAAAAGGCCAGCAAACGCGACGCCGCGATGATCGACCGGGTGTTCGCCCGAGCGGCCGCCGGCGAGGACGACGGCGAAGGCCTCAGCTGAGCCGGACCCGCTGGGTGGACGATCCATCCGGTCTTGCCACCGTCGTCGCGGCCCTCCGAGACGAGTCGGCCTACGGCCTCGACACCGAGTTCCACGGCGAGCGGAGCTACTTCCCGCAGCTGGCACTTCTGCAGTGCGCGTGGCCCGGTGGAGTCGCCCTCATCGACCCCCTCGCCCTCGACGTCTCGCCCCTCGCGGAGATCCTCGACGGCGACGGCACCATGGTGACCCACGCGGGCGACCAGGATCTCGCCATCCTCGAGCGCGCCACGGGAACCACGCCGACCCACCTCTTCGACACGCAGGTGGCAGCCGGCTTTGTCGGTCTGGGCTCTCCCGGCCTCGCCGACCTCGTCCGTCGCGTCACGGGCGAGAAGATGGCAAAGGGTCAGCAGCTCACCGACTGGACCCGTCGACCCCTCGACGAGAAGCAGTGTCAGTACGCGGCGGCCGATGTCGAGTACCTACTCGACCTCTACCACATACTTCGGGAACGTCTCGAGGAGATGCGTCGCCTCGACTGGGCCCTCGACGAGTGTGACGAACTCCTCGCCCGCGACCGGTCGCCCCGCGACCCCGACACGGCCTGGTGGAAGATCAAGGGGAGTCGGCGCTTCCGCGGCGAGACCCGCCGCGTCGCCCAGACGGTGGCTGCCTGGCGTGAGCGCACCGCCGTGAAACGGGATCTCCCCCCGCGTTTCGTGCTGTCGGATCTCGCGCTGGCCGGAATCGCGCAACGTCGGCCGCGTACGGCGAAGCAGTTCCTGGCGGTTCGCGGCCTCGACCGCGGTGGGCTGAACGAGCGGACCCGGCAGGAGGTGCTCGACGCGGTCGGGGAGGGGATCGACCTCGACGACGACCGTGTGCTGCCACCACCGGACGGCAAGGAGCTCGACCGGTCACTCGGCCCCGCTGTCACGGTGATCCTCGCCTGGGCCAACCAGCGTGCGTCCGATCTGGACCTGCACACCTCGGCACTCGCGACGCGCGCCGACGTGGTCGACTACCTACGCGACGGCTCGGGCCGCCTGTCGCACGGGTGGCGGCACGAGGTTCTGGCCGAGACGATCGACCGCCTCCTCGACGGCCACCAGGCTCTCGCGCTCCGTCCGGAAGGCGGGCTCCGGCTCCACGACCTCGCCTAGACGCGTTGTCCCGGCATCACCCCGGTGCCCTCGCCGTCAACGGGTGTCACGGCGTAACGGGTGGTCGTCGGGCACTTCCACGAGTACGAGCACGAGCCCGTCGGGGTCGAGAACCCGCGCCTCGCGTAGTCCCCAGTACTTGTCCGTCGGTGCCTCGAACGACTCGACCCCCGCATCAATCAGACGCTCGTACTCGGCGTCGACGCCACGGACCTGCCACCACAGCGCCAGATGCTCGCTCACGACCCCAGCATCACTCCGTCCCGAGATCTCGAGAAATCCACCCCCCGTGAAGAAGACGACGCCCCGGGAGTCGCCGCTGCCGAACTCCCGGTACGGGTGCAGGCCCACGGTGCGCGCGTAGAACCCGTAGGACCGGTCGAAGTCGGTCGGGTGGAGAAGCACTCGGCTGGAGAGGACGTCCATCGGGACGATCCTACGCAGTCCCGCCAGTCGTTCCGCGAGCCGCGCCGAAACGGCCCGACAGCTAGTGTGCGCCTGTCGGGTCGTCGTCGGGGGTTGTGATGAAGCGTGCTCGGTTGACCCTGCTCGTCGGGGTGTCGGTCCTCGTCCTCGTGGCGGTCTCCTGCAGCAGCGACAGCAACGACAGCAACGACAACGACAGCGGCGACGTGTCGATCACCTCGTTCGATGTGCCCGACAGCGCCGACTGCTCGGGGGACGGCACGGGGACTGTCGAGGTGAGCTGGGAGACCGAGGGTGCCACCGAGGTGGAGATCTCCGTCGACGGTGACCAGGTCGCCTCGGGCCCCGACCCCTCCGGCACCAACGAGATCGACGTCCCCTGCGACGGCGAGGACCACGACATCGAGCTCACAGCCGACGACGGCGACGGCAAGACCGCCTCACAGACCGAGACGGTCAGCACCGAGGCCTCCGGCGGTGGCGGCGGTGGCGGGACCACGACGACCGGTGGCGGGGCGACGACGGATAACACCTCCACGACGACGCAGCCGAGCAACACGACGACGACGGGTGGCACGACGCCCACACAGCCGAACGCTCCGACAGGTCAGGTTGCGGACCAGTAGAGGACAACGGCGTGCGGCGCTCCTGCCAGAGCTGACGCGTCGGCGGTTCCTCGGCGCGTCAGCGGCGGCGACCTTCCTCGCGGCGTGCAGCCGGGGCGGTGGGAGCGACTCGGCACGACCGGCCGTCCCGCCCCGCCTGGAACGGGATCCGTTCAGCCTCGGCGTGGCGTCGGGCGATCCGTCGGCCTACTCCGTCGTCCTCTGGACGCGGCTCGCTCCGGTCCCGACAGAGGGTGGCGGCATGCCCGACGAGGACGTCGAGGTCGGCTGGGAGATCGCCACCGACGAGGACATGGGCGACATCGCTGCGAGCGGCGTTGCTCTCGCCGTGCCCGAACTCGGGCACTCCGTGCACGTCGACGCCGGCGGGCTGGATCCCGACCGTCCCTACTGGTTCAGGTTCTTCACCGGCGACTGGGAAACCCCGGTCGCGCGTACACGAACGACGCCCGCACCGGACGCGTCGCCGGAGCGGCTGCGTTTCGGTCACGTGTCCTGCCAGAACTACGAGGCTGCCTTCTACGCCGCCTATGCAGACCTCGCGGCGCACGACCCCGACCTCGTCGTGCACTGTGGCGACTACATCTACGAGTTCCCGTCGACCGATGTCGGGGAGGGCTTCGAGAACGTCATCGTGCGCGACGACCCTCTCCCGGAGGCCCTCGACCTGGACGGCTACCGCAACCGCTACGCGCTCTACAAGGAGGACCGTCACCTCCAGGCGGCACACGCCGTTGCGCCGTGGCTGGTCACCTGGGACGACCACGAGGTCGAGAACAACTACACCGCCGACAGCCCCGAGTCCGACAGTGAGACCCCCGACCGCGCGTCGTTCCTCGCACGGCGCGCTGCGGCCTACCAGGCGTGGTGGGAGCACATGCCGGTTCGGATGGAGCCACCCGACGGGCCCGACCTGGCGATCTACCGCCGCTCGACGTTCGGCGACCTGGCGCGGTTCCTGGTGCTCGACACCCGCCAGTACCGGACACCGCAGGTCTGTGGCGATCCCGATGTCCCCCTCGGCGACGTCGGGCCACGCTGTGACGCCGCCTTCGCCCCGGAGACGACCGTCCTCGGGCCGGAGCAGGAGCGCTGGGTGGCCGACGAGCTCGCGGCTTCCGACGCCGTGTGGAACGTGCTCGCGCAGCAGATCGTGGTCCAACAGTGGCGCTTCGGGCCGGGAAACAAGGCCTGGAACCTCGACCAGTGGGACGGCTACCCCGCGGCCCGCGACCGTCTGCTCGACACGCTCGCGCGGAGCGGGGCGACGAACCCCGTGGTTCTCACCGGCGACGTGCACTCCAGTTGGGTCGGAGGCCTCACCACCGACTTCGACGACCCCGACGCGCCGACGCTCGGCACCGAGTTCGTGGCGCCGGGCATCTCCTCGGACAACGGCGCCGTGGCCGTCGCCGCCGACGTCGTGCCGGGCAACAGCCCCCACGTGGCATGGGCCGAGGCGATGCACCGGGGCTGGGTGCTGCACGACGTGTCGCGCGACGCCTGGGACGCCGAGTACCGCTTCGTCGACGATCCGGGCTCCGACGACTCCGGGAGCAGCACCGGCTCCACGTGGACGCTCCCCGCCGGCCCCGGCTCCGTAGCGATCCGGACCTGAGAACAACGACAGAAAGGAACGTGATGGCGCAGCGTGTGGCAACGGTGGCGGCGGTTGTGATCAACGTCGTCGACCTGGAGAAGGAACAGGAGTTCTGGTCGGAGCTCCTCGGTGTCGGAGTGGCCCGCGAGGTCCCCGGCTTCTTCGTGTGGCTCGAGCCGCAGCACGAGGGCGGGATCTCCGTGGCACTCCAGCTGACCGAGGCGCGCTCGGAGGGCCGGAACCCCGTCCACCTCGACACCTACGTGGACGATGTGGCCGAGGCGCGCCGTCGCATCGAGGCGCTGGGCGGCAGCCACGTGGAGGACCACGAGATCTTCGACTTCTCGTGGACCATCATGGCCGATCCCGAGGGTAACGTCTTCTGCATCGCTCCGAAGGACCAGTAGCGCGTCGTTACCGGCCCTCGCTACAGCTCGACCTGGATCCCCGCCTCGAAGATCCGGTCTCCCGGCAGGTTGAAGTACGACGCGGCACTCGACGCGTTGCGGCTCATGAGCACGTACAGGTGCTCACGCCAGCGGACCATGCCGGGGCGCGCCGTGGCCACCACCGTCTCGCGCCCGAGGAAGTACGTGGTGTCGACGGTGTTCACCCCGAGGTTGTGCTCCAGTGCCGCCGGAACGTCGGGGCTCTCCATGAACCCGTAGTGAAGCTCGACCTCGCAGATCCCCTCACCCAAGTCGTGGACCGTGCACCGGTGGATGGGATGGACCCTCGGGGCGTCGTCGGTGACGATCGACACGACGAAGAGCTGTTCGTGGAGCACCTTGTTGTGCCGGAAGTTGGCCAACAGCGCCGGCGGCGTCGTACCGCGCACGCTGTAGAGGAACACCGCCGTGCCGGGTACCCGTTCGGGGTTCTTGCGGAGCGCGCTCTCGATGAAGGTCGACAGCTCGGTCTGGCGTCGTTGGATCTTCTGGCCCACCAGGTGACGGCCGGTGTGCCACGTCGTGAGGACCGTGAAGACGACGACGCCCACCACGAGCGGGAACCAGCCACCGTGGGGGATCTTGGGGATGTTCGCCCCGAAGAACGCCAGGTCCACGGCCAGGAACACGCCACAGACCGCCGCGGCCGCTGTGAACGACCACTTGAAGACCTCGCGGGCGACGACGAAGAAGAGGACCGTGGTGATCACCATCGTGGTCGTGACCGCCACCCCGTAGGCGGCGGCCAGGCCGCTCGACTCCTTGAAGCCGATCACGAGCCCGACGCAGGCGATCATGAGGATCCAGTTCACGAGCGGCACGTAGATTTGGCCCATCTCGGTGGCCGACGTGTGGATGATCCGAAGGCGCGGCGCGTAACCGAGCTGC carries:
- a CDS encoding VOC family protein; the protein is MDVLSSRVLLHPTDFDRSYGFYARTVGLHPYREFGSGDSRGVVFFTGGGFLEISGRSDAGVVSEHLALWWQVRGVDAEYERLIDAGVESFEAPTDKYWGLREARVLDPDGLVLVLVEVPDDHPLRRDTR
- a CDS encoding alkaline phosphatase D family protein, producing MASGDPSAYSVVLWTRLAPVPTEGGGMPDEDVEVGWEIATDEDMGDIAASGVALAVPELGHSVHVDAGGLDPDRPYWFRFFTGDWETPVARTRTTPAPDASPERLRFGHVSCQNYEAAFYAAYADLAAHDPDLVVHCGDYIYEFPSTDVGEGFENVIVRDDPLPEALDLDGYRNRYALYKEDRHLQAAHAVAPWLVTWDDHEVENNYTADSPESDSETPDRASFLARRAAAYQAWWEHMPVRMEPPDGPDLAIYRRSTFGDLARFLVLDTRQYRTPQVCGDPDVPLGDVGPRCDAAFAPETTVLGPEQERWVADELAASDAVWNVLAQQIVVQQWRFGPGNKAWNLDQWDGYPAARDRLLDTLARSGATNPVVLTGDVHSSWVGGLTTDFDDPDAPTLGTEFVAPGISSDNGAVAVAADVVPGNSPHVAWAEAMHRGWVLHDVSRDAWDAEYRFVDDPGSDDSGSSTGSTWTLPAGPGSVAIRT
- a CDS encoding succinate dehydrogenase/fumarate reductase iron-sulfur subunit gives rise to the protein MRLELRVWRQTSSTDGEFRDYVAEDVSEDMSFLEMLDELNERLIEKNEEPIAFDSDCREGICGMCSLIIDGRPHGPELGTATCQLHMRKFHDGQTITIEPWRATAFPVIRDLVVDRSPFDRIIEAGGYVSVPTGSAPEANSVPVPKEAADAAMDAASCIGCGACVAACPNGAAQLFTAAKVAHLNLLPQGAPERGSRVAGMVDTMEHFFGSCTNHGECEKACPKEISIDFIALMNRDYVRAKFSNRALAGRR
- a CDS encoding AI-2E family transporter, whose translation is MDDTTPPTSPPPGAEPGVPDASAEPTPVPPWLNRAMVLFFAGIVTLVVSYWLLVRLRTLLVMILVALFLSFAIEPAVNVLARRGWRRGPATAMVFLGVFVVSVSFLAAIGALVANQVADFIDEAPDYVQRTETWVNDTFNADVDADALIDDLTNKDGPARDFATGLAGNALDVGTTVLTVLFQLFTIALFTFYLVADGPRLRRTLLSALPEKRQRFLLQTWELAIDKTGGYIYSRALLAVISAVVHWIAFSIIGVPFAVALALWVGVVSQFIPTVGTYLAGALAVLVALLSDPVDALWVLAFVVVYQQVENYLLQPRVTAHTMALHPAVAFGAVIAGAGILGPVGALLALPAAAVIQAFGSTYIQRHDVLDESALTDEPAEHRPWRERWPFRSLHNAD
- a CDS encoding fumarate reductase/succinate dehydrogenase flavoprotein subunit, with translation MTATAAPDTTFDSKVPEGPIADKWTNHKFDMKLVNPANKRKFTIIMVGTGLAGAAAAASLGELGYHVKVFCYQDSPRRAHSIAAQGGINAAKNYKNDGDSVYRLFYDTVKGGDYRAREANVHRLAEVSLDIIDQCAAQGVPFAREYGGLLDNRSFGGAQVSRTFYARGQTGQQLLLGAYQALARQIDAGTVELHTRTEMLELVVKEGRAAGIVVRDLISGEVSSHSSHAVVLGTGGYSNAFFLSTNAKNCNVTAAWRAHRKGAYFANPCFTQIHPTCIPASEEFQSKLTLMSESLRNDGRIWVPDDDGDTRAPGDIPRDERDYYLERRYPAFGNLVPRDVASRAAKLEVDRGRGVGVKKNGVYLDFASAIGRLGRDAIEERYGNLFQMYERITGEDPYNQPMRIFPALHYTMGGLWVDYNLMSTIPGCYVIGEANFSDHGANRLGASALMQGLADGYFVLPFTIADYLADQLGDDPVPTTDPAFAQAEADVDDRVRRLLSIRGARTVDWFHRELGKMLWEHCGMERSREGLEKVLSEIPVLRDEFHTDVRVLGGNEHLNQSLEKAGRVSDFFEFAELMCADALHREESCGGHFRSEHQTEDGEALRDDEHFAYVAAWEFNDVGSAETLHREQLVFDNVKLAQRSYK
- a CDS encoding ribonuclease D, producing MDDPSGLATVVAALRDESAYGLDTEFHGERSYFPQLALLQCAWPGGVALIDPLALDVSPLAEILDGDGTMVTHAGDQDLAILERATGTTPTHLFDTQVAAGFVGLGSPGLADLVRRVTGEKMAKGQQLTDWTRRPLDEKQCQYAAADVEYLLDLYHILRERLEEMRRLDWALDECDELLARDRSPRDPDTAWWKIKGSRRFRGETRRVAQTVAAWRERTAVKRDLPPRFVLSDLALAGIAQRRPRTAKQFLAVRGLDRGGLNERTRQEVLDAVGEGIDLDDDRVLPPPDGKELDRSLGPAVTVILAWANQRASDLDLHTSALATRADVVDYLRDGSGRLSHGWRHEVLAETIDRLLDGHQALALRPEGGLRLHDLA
- a CDS encoding VOC family protein, coding for MAQRVATVAAVVINVVDLEKEQEFWSELLGVGVAREVPGFFVWLEPQHEGGISVALQLTEARSEGRNPVHLDTYVDDVAEARRRIEALGGSHVEDHEIFDFSWTIMADPEGNVFCIAPKDQ